In Telopea speciosissima isolate NSW1024214 ecotype Mountain lineage chromosome 10, Tspe_v1, whole genome shotgun sequence, the DNA window ATTTGGTCCAATCAACCCATCAAACAAAGATATTAGCTTGGAATAGTCCGGCTCTTCATCAAATTTCATGTTCACCACAATCTCGAGAAATTGCTTAAAAGGCGGAGGGCAGAAGCAACACAACATTTCAGGTGATGTTGCCATCTTTTTCTTGCAAACTAGGAATGATTTATTATCACCCTGACAGAGTAAAAGTCATACATTAAGACACTAATTTTATCCATAAAATTGTCCATAGTCAGCGCAAAGTAACCCTAGGACATGTATTAGCACAAAATACCTGATAACCTTGCCATGGCAACCTGCCTCGGTGAAGAAAGAGTAGTGTATATGCAAGAGATTCTAGATCATCTCTTCTACTTGCAGTTCTTCCTAAGTGGGCATGAGCGCTAGCATAACGAACAGTTCCTCTGCAGAAATTAAATGGGCAAACAAGATGAGGGTTAGAAGTTGTACCACACTTAAAATATAACTTATGATATAACAAAACTAACAGCTGACCTGAATACATCAGGCCGTTGATCGTACTCTACATGCTGGCCACTAGTGCTATCTCTCCATCTTGTTGCTGCAAGTCatatgaaaataaattaaagaaaagatgaCAGAAGAAGTAACAACGAGAAAATTGACAAGACATCGTGATGTCTTTCTGGGTGAGTAAGCTTATGACCAGTGAACTTCCCCACCTAATCCAAGATCTACAAGAAACAACTTCTTTTCCTGCGCCGTAGCTGGTTGACCGAGTAGAAAATTCTCAGGCTTTACATCTCCATGGACATAACTAACGTGAGACAGAGGAATCGTGTGAAAAATACGACACCAAAAAGAAACAGTCGACAAACACATTTTGCAAAGCCATATAAATGGTCTTGCCCATAGATAATCAAAAGACTTAAAAGGATAGGTATCAAATCCTCCAGATCATCCAATCCATATTGTTATCAGAGCAGAACAATCTGATCTATCATATCTAGTGGATCTGACTACTCAGCAGCAATGTTGTGCTTTCGCTCGCTGGTCAGTGATCCATTGTTTGGATCATCCAATCCATATTGATTTGAATCAGCATTGCACAAGAATGATCCAAGTTCAGAAAAAAATCTTCAATTATAGGAATACTGAGAAACGGATGATTATAATAGATACTTACCCTTTCGAATGCATCTTTTCTAGGATCGATATAGACTCAACTGCAATGCAGGCTACCATTTCTGATGACATCCtgcacatttttatttttattttttttgaaaaggagGGGGATGGGGATGGATGTCAAAGGACCAGTAGCAAAGTAAAAGAATAAATTTTGGATAcgttaatatatattttctagTCATTATGGAAGAATATCACAGATAATATGAATAGTAAGAAGAATGATGCACTAAATGTTAACAGACTCGATATATATAAAGCTAGAAGGAGCATAACAACATAAATAATGTGAATTATTTTCTTAACATTCACTTGTGTAGTCATTAACATACACATTACAAATATTAAATTGTTTGGATGAAGCAACCTCAAGAAGAGCCAAGGTTGGAATTATGCTTTATGCATGATGCTCTAATACAGAAATACTGTCACTTGTATTATCTGTCAGGACAACTACAGAAGTGGGATTTATCAGCTCATATAGAAAACAACTCAAATACAGAGCCATGTACAAATTCCTACAGAAAAAGATTATGTGATTGTCTAAAATAACTTAGTACACTTGTACACGTGCTTCCATTTCCAGCCATATTGCTTCAAGTGCATTTTACTCTTTAACTACCACCAAAAACTAGTAGTAGGATCTAAAGGTGGCTTTTAGCGGAAGAGAATGTGGGTCCATAAACTTTTGAAGAAACATAACCTGTAACAGCAGATTTTAGCAAACAATAACCAAAATATGGTAACTAATACTACATCTTGAAGTGAAAAGCTAAGCCACTGTAGTCACCACTCAGAGAGAATGTCGCATTTATTTCCTTTTGAGGAGACAAAATAAATGTCCAAACAGCATTAGGTAGCACAATTGATCAGACAATATATGGTGCTTGAAGGCAAATCCAAACGTTTGAGAATATCATCCACTGCCCAACAATATTGTCATTCAGCAAAAGATAATATCAAATTTTGCACCACATGCAGCTGTACTAAACAATCGATGCATTACAAGCATACCTATACGCATGACAAAGCTTTATGCCAAACATTCTATGCATGCATATCCACATGAGAAACAGCTAAGCAATAAAAAATAAGGTTGCTCTACTATGAACAAGTAGGGCCAACTTTAACATCACAATAGCAGGTTCTTCATATGTTCAACAACGTTAGAAGAAGCATATAAAAGATATATATTCAAAAGCAGAAAATTCCATGTTCAAATAGGAGTACAAAAGGTATAATAAAATCAGAATGGAAAGCAGAATATCAAAATCCATAAGCTGCCTACGAAGTGGCTTTTTGATGTAGATCAAGAGAGGTTCCAACATAAATATTTATGCTGGAACAAGCCCAAAGCATAGACTAATGGGTTAAAAAAGTAGCCTAATAGGTTATATGGGTCATGGGCCGggaatttttatgttttctatcgTAATGGGCCTATTTTGACAGCCCATATATGAGGGATAAGTGGCCCAGTTCATTGTATCTAGTCCTCTAAAGTTATGAAGTATTGGGGATATCAATAGATTAGTTTCATTGTTAGTTGTGAAAGAACTTGAAAATGTGAAGTCATTAAATATCTTGAACAGAGTCCCGATGTATGTCCTTGGAAATGTACAGGCCATTAAGTCTAGAAGAAAGTCCCAATGAGAGTCTATAAACCCTCCCAACCTCTCCATTAAAGGAGTTGTCTATAAGCATTTGGATGCAAGTTAAAaaactttgaatgaaaattctggttttatGCCAATAGCTGTGAGATGTAGTGGAGCCTAATGAGATGTTTGATTGCTTGGTGATATGCCTTGCTTTGGACTGGTGAGATGCTGGTCGAGTTCTTAGTGGGAGGACCAGTTCAtatccttcttttttctctctcatatagTCATATGTAAATAAAAAGTGTTAAAGAACACTGTTCTTAATACTGGTTTGTCCCTATATGTGATCCAATTGCAAAGGATCTCTCACTGGTTTTACTTGTTCGAGATCGATTTTGCATTACCTTTAAAGTTTCTTCTAGATTGATTAACTAAAGTACAATCAGAATTCAGACATGACGTTAACAAAAGTGGTCCATGGAATCTGTAACTCGCAGGTGAACAATTTATAACCCAATCAACAGTGTTAGGAGAAGCATATCATGTGAATGGGAGACTACTCACGATTGCCCTGAAGAATTCCATGTATCCCATAAGCTTGGCCCTAACATGTCCATGACCTGCAGATATGTAATGCACCACTCATTAATTCTTTTTTACAACTGgaaaacaaaaccccaaaaagcaTTAAGGATAAAGACttttaatcaaattaaacagcaggaaatgaaaataatttgTCATTGGAATAGAGAGACTGACGAGATTGGCCAAATGACCAAAAGTTTGACACAGGATATGAATCCATACCATTATATAATAATCCCCTTGTCTCCCTTTGAAGTGTACTTTTGGCACTCCATGACTGCCACCAATATAGCTGCTCAAAAACAAATTGCATCAATTTCCAAGAGAATTGagatcaacaacaacaatgacGATAACTACAAAACTAATTACGATGAAGATGATTATTATGATAAAAATTATAATTCAactcaaataataaaaaaaacagaccTGTAAACTTGCCACTCATATGGAGGGCCATAGTTACAACCTTTGCTGCTTCTATGTTCAAATTTAAGTGCCACCTGTTGATAACACAATAAGCCAATGTAAAGCAAGCCACACCAACCACCCATGAAGAACACAATCAAGCTTCCAGAGGTTAAATTTTCCTGATTAAATACCTCCATAGGCCCAGAACCTGTTGACCGCTCGTTCCCTCCCATTACACGACGACCCACAAATACCTGACCAAACCCCCCTTTGCCCAACTTCCTGTCGATCTTATAAATTGGGGAGCCTCCTACCTGAACCTGAGGGGTGCAAAGTTCAAATAAGATATTAAAATTAAGTTGGCATAATAAAATACAACGACTATATTTAACACACAATGAAATCAATCAACGATAAGAGAATCAGGTCCATGTTAAAACAATCTgcacaaaaaaaatgcaataattaaaaccaaaaggAAACTAGAACTAATACTAATACCAGATGATGATAGTAAAACGAACAACCCAGAGAAACAACAATCACGAAAACGAAGAGAAGATAAAGTTTAACATAATTAAGAAAAGACGCTACTTTGTCTTCTATTTAGAAAAGGGTTACAGCTTACCCTTTCAGGAAAAGGAGCGGtactcccttcttcttcctgcccACCGACCTTGTTGGCACTCAAACCACCGCTATCGTCTGCCATCGCTTCTTTCTTACGATTCTCGGCCAAAACCTCGTTCCCTAGATTGCCAATCCGATCTCCCCCTCgccctttcccttcttctcggGGTTCCTTAACACGATCGCGACCAGAATCACCGTTCTTCTCCGAAATCACAATCACCGCAGCCTTGGCTTGATTCCTCGCGGTCAACCTCGTTCTGGGCTTTCCAGCACGAGTCTTAACCCCGATTCGAACAGCTTTAGCCTTCGCAGCCTCTTTCGCGACTGCGGCTCTAGTTCTGACACAATTATCGAACACGGGCTCGGATATTTTCGCAGCTCGACCTCTTGGCTTTCGCCCCTGATCTACGACCGGAGCACGGGCACGACGTACTCCACTACGCAGCTCTGGCATTCTTCACCCATACAATCCAGAAACCCCTCTTCTCCCAATCtgaacattatcttcttctccgaaCCTCTAAATTCGTCACCATTACGAAACCTGATTCGTTTCTCCCTGAAAACCTAAAAACCTCATCATCAAAAAATATTCTATGGAGttgccaaaaaaacaaataggaGAATGGAAGATCCAAAATAATAAGGCGATCGAATTTTAGCCGATTATTAGCTTGCAATGGCTTTGAGCCTTTGACTCACTATAAAGATAtttttttctagggttttgcaGAAATCAGAAAGGAAAGCAATAGCAAGTGTCGGGAACATACCTGAAGAGGGAATTAAGGAATTAGAGAtggagaggggggtgaatatgCAATTTTTACaacttgttcttttcttttctcacccCGTCCCCGGTGTCAACTGTTCACCGGGTGGTTTTTGTGGGCCTTAATTGGGCCTGTGTGTTGGAGGCCCAATAATCTTTCTTTTACTAATATTTCGGCCTTAACTggtcgggcctgggcctggACCTGGGTTTGATTTTGACGCCCCTACTCCTTTGCattctccttttcttcctttaataaaaaataatgggtaatttacacataccaccactgaggtttgacgaaaggatgattttaccccctagttttgaaaaattctacgtacccccctgaggtttacaaatgttaacaaataaacccattccgtcagttcatgactaacagtgttaaaaatatgATATGAACTGACgaaattgcccttgcaaaaaaaaaaactgcaactcaacttccccaaatcgattggggaagatgagttgtaagTATCCTTGcagggaacaccatggaaacCGATCCTAATtcactctccttcctttccctcttccatttGATTTAGGTTTCTCTCAATCCTCAGAGAGTTGGAGGTTTGGGGTAACAGCAAGCCATCGGATTTGTAACCATTCCAGAAGCCGCATAACTGTGGAGTGAGGGTCTAAATTTGGAATCTCAATCTCAATTGCAATCTTagtcttcatcatcttctacaCCGGCCATTGCAGACTTGGTGAATTCGCTCCACAAGCGGCGACTCTACAGTCTACAGGGAGGTCACCCTCGCCCTCCACACTGGTTTGAGAGATGTCAGAGCCGAGTTCTCGTTCCTTTGAGTCTGTGGCCTTCGCAGCATTCTCATGTTCCTTCGATCGGTCGTCAAGTCAGATTCTATGATTCGCCTCTTCTACCACGGCCAATCTCTCCCCAAACTCCAAGGTAGACTCTTGTCCTctattttcttacattttcttactttatcctttgaaattcctccttttgATCCACGCTTCCCGTCTAGCAGGATTAAATTTTAGCGTTTCTGAGTATCGTCTTTGCGAGGGCCAGAATGATAATCAGATTAGGGCAGGCTTTCGGCTCTATATGGTCTAATTCATTATCTCATATGTGCGGTTTGATATTTGAGACTTACAGAACATGACCAACGTTCCCAGATCTTGGA includes these proteins:
- the LOC122641843 gene encoding casein kinase 1-like protein HD16 isoform X1; the protein is MPELRSGVRRARAPVVDQGRKPRGRAAKISEPVFDNCVRTRAAVAKEAAKAKAVRIGVKTRAGKPRTRLTARNQAKAAVIVISEKNGDSGRDRVKEPREEGKGRGGDRIGNLGNEVLAENRKKEAMADDSGGLSANKVGGQEEEGSTAPFPERVQVGGSPIYKIDRKLGKGGFGQVFVGRRVMGGNERSTGSGPMEVALKFEHRSSKGCNYGPPYEWQVYSYIGGSHGVPKVHFKGRQGDYYIMVMDMLGPSLWDTWNSSGQSMSSEMVACIAVESISILEKMHSKGYVHGDVKPENFLLGQPATAQEKKLFLVDLGLATRWRDSTSGQHVEYDQRPDVFRGTVRYASAHAHLGRTASRRDDLESLAYTLLFLHRGRLPWQGYQGDNKSFLVCKKKMATSPEMLCCFCPPPFKQFLEIVVNMKFDEEPDYSKLISLFDGLIGPNPAIRPINTDGAQKIIYQVGQKRGRLTIDEDDDVLPKKKVRIGVPATQWISVYNARQPMKQRYHYNVADGRLAQHVEKGNEDGLLISCVASSSNLWALIMDAGTGFSSQVYELSPYFLHKEWIMEQWEKNYYISSIAGANNGSSLVVMSKGTQYTQQSYKVSDSFPFKWINKKWREGFHVTSMATAGSRWGVVMSRNAGFSDQVVELDFLYPSEGIHRRWDCGYRITSTAATWDQAALILSVPKRKPGDETQETLRTSQFPSTHVKEKWAKNLYLASVCYGRTVS
- the LOC122641843 gene encoding casein kinase 1-like protein HD16 isoform X2, with the translated sequence MPELRSGVRRARAPVVDQGRKPRGRAAKISEPVFDNCVRTRAAVAKEAAKAKAVRIGVKTRAGKPRTRLTARNQAKAAVIVISEKNGDSGRDRVKEPREEGKGRGGDRIGNLGNEVLAENRKKEAMADDSGGLSANKVGGQEEEGSTAPFPERVQVGGSPIYKIDRKLGKGGFGQVFVGRRVMGGNERSTGSGPMEVALKFEHRSSKGCNYGPPYEWQVYSYIGGSHGVPKVHFKGRQGDYYIMVMDMLGPSLWDTWNSSGQSMSSEMVACIAVESISILEKMHSKGYVHGDVKPENFLLGQPATAQEKKLFLVDLGLATRWRDSTSGQHVEYDQRPDVFRGTVRYASAHAHLGRTASRRDDLESLAYTLLFLHRGRLPWQGYQGDNKSFLVCKKKMATSPEMLCCFCPPPFKQFLEIVVNMKFDEEPDYSKLISLFDGLIGPNPAIRPINTDGAQKVGQKRGRLTIDEDDDVLPKKKVRIGVPATQWISVYNARQPMKQRYHYNVADGRLAQHVEKGNEDGLLISCVASSSNLWALIMDAGTGFSSQVYELSPYFLHKEWIMEQWEKNYYISSIAGANNGSSLVVMSKGTQYTQQSYKVSDSFPFKWINKKWREGFHVTSMATAGSRWGVVMSRNAGFSDQVVELDFLYPSEGIHRRWDCGYRITSTAATWDQAALILSVPKRKPGDETQETLRTSQFPSTHVKEKWAKNLYLASVCYGRTVS